A genome region from Alkalimarinus coralli includes the following:
- a CDS encoding ABC transporter permease, with protein MNMISLSIWDLLATSSLILILAAISFKQQFNLHKQLIIAAIRATIQLFLIGFILRWLFGDINPVWLVVVAGIMLLAAGREVIGRQQRPFAGGFGYLSSVLSMFLSSFILVTATLSIIIKPDPWFSPQYAIPLLGMLLGNTMNGISISMDRLTSTAWQQQQVIEQRLMLGESSAQALADIKKEAMRAGMIPSINGMASAGIVALPGMMTGQILAGSPPLEAVKYQLLILFLISAGSGFGVYASLELGSRRLFDQRHRLRLERLKSAP; from the coding sequence ATGAATATGATCAGTCTAAGCATCTGGGATCTACTCGCGACCTCCTCTCTGATACTTATTTTGGCCGCAATCAGTTTTAAACAACAATTCAACCTCCACAAGCAACTGATTATTGCCGCAATAAGAGCAACCATCCAGCTTTTTTTGATCGGGTTTATTTTGCGTTGGCTGTTTGGCGATATAAATCCCGTTTGGCTGGTGGTCGTCGCAGGCATCATGTTACTGGCAGCAGGCCGTGAGGTAATAGGCCGTCAACAGCGGCCCTTTGCTGGTGGCTTTGGATACCTGTCCAGCGTTTTGTCGATGTTCCTCTCATCATTCATACTCGTCACTGCCACACTCTCTATTATCATTAAACCCGACCCCTGGTTCTCCCCTCAGTATGCAATCCCCCTACTAGGCATGCTACTCGGCAATACCATGAATGGTATTTCAATTTCGATGGACCGATTAACCTCAACTGCATGGCAACAACAGCAAGTGATTGAACAACGCTTGATGCTCGGGGAAAGCAGCGCTCAAGCACTTGCCGATATAAAAAAAGAGGCGATGCGTGCAGGCATGATCCCTTCTATTAATGGTATGGCGTCGGCAGGTATAGTGGCACTGCCCGGTATGATGACAGGCCAAATTCTAGCCGGTAGCCCTCCTTTAGAAGCGGTAAAGTATCAACTATTGATTCTATTTTTAATTTCTGCCGGGTCTGGCTTTGGTGTCTATGCTTCTCTTGAGCTTGGCAGCCGACGACTGTTCGATCAGCGCCACCGGTTGCGCCTTGAGCGCTTAAAAAGTGCCCCTTAA
- a CDS encoding CopG family ribbon-helix-helix protein has translation MALKATSVRLDDETLKRVGQMAEAMDRPRAWLMAQAIKQSDKLIMEVSRHKLEVHACNRLILTDDNLRK, from the coding sequence ATGGCGTTAAAAGCAACCTCTGTTAGGCTTGACGATGAAACGTTAAAGCGTGTTGGCCAAATGGCTGAAGCGATGGACCGGCCCCGTGCCTGGCTGATGGCGCAAGCAATAAAGCAAAGCGATAAGCTTATAATGGAGGTAAGCAGGCACAAACTTGAAGTTCATGCCTGCAATAGATTAATCCTGACTGACGATAATCTCAGGAAATAG
- the apbC gene encoding iron-sulfur cluster carrier protein ApbC, whose protein sequence is MSQIDATQLESAIKCYQDPYLNENLYELKAIQNVASDEQGNVTVDIQMGYPCDGIKGGMSQILTSAIENVEGVEKVTINVTTDIIPHQVQNHMKNMDKVKNIIAVASGKGGVGKSTTSINLALALSQEGAKVGILDADIYGPSVGLMLGFPDGTHPKTQDNQFFIPLEKHGIQAMSMAFLVNDKTPMVWRGPMVSGAVQQLLNQSLWDDLDYLIVDMPPGTGDIQLTLSQKVPVAGSVIVTTPQDIALLDCKKGIEMFRKVDIPVLGVIENMSVHICSNCGHHEPLFGEGGGERISQEYETELLGQLPLHKTIREQTDSGTPTVVAEPDSEVALMYRDIARKVAAELSQRAKNYTNLFPEIIVSQD, encoded by the coding sequence ATGAGTCAAATCGATGCGACGCAGTTAGAGTCTGCTATCAAGTGTTATCAAGACCCTTACCTTAATGAAAACCTTTATGAGCTTAAGGCGATACAAAATGTTGCCAGTGACGAACAAGGTAATGTAACTGTTGATATTCAGATGGGTTACCCTTGTGACGGGATCAAAGGAGGAATGTCTCAGATTCTAACGTCGGCCATTGAGAATGTTGAAGGGGTTGAGAAGGTTACTATTAATGTAACCACTGACATTATTCCCCACCAAGTTCAGAACCATATGAAAAATATGGATAAAGTGAAGAATATTATCGCAGTTGCCTCGGGCAAGGGCGGAGTAGGGAAGTCGACCACATCGATAAACTTAGCATTGGCGCTGAGTCAGGAAGGGGCAAAAGTCGGCATACTGGATGCTGATATCTATGGCCCAAGTGTCGGCTTAATGCTCGGATTCCCCGATGGAACGCACCCTAAAACCCAAGATAATCAATTTTTTATACCACTTGAAAAACATGGCATACAAGCGATGTCGATGGCATTTCTGGTGAATGATAAAACCCCGATGGTTTGGCGTGGCCCCATGGTCAGTGGCGCAGTCCAGCAGTTATTGAACCAGTCTCTATGGGATGATCTGGATTACTTAATTGTTGATATGCCGCCGGGTACAGGTGATATTCAGTTAACGCTCTCCCAGAAAGTGCCGGTTGCGGGTTCGGTTATTGTTACAACCCCTCAGGATATTGCGTTGCTCGACTGTAAAAAAGGCATCGAAATGTTCCGCAAAGTCGATATACCGGTGCTGGGTGTGATCGAAAATATGAGCGTGCATATCTGCAGCAACTGTGGTCACCATGAACCGCTGTTTGGCGAGGGGGGCGGAGAGCGAATCTCGCAAGAGTATGAAACGGAGTTACTGGGCCAGCTTCCGCTGCATAAAACGATTCGTGAACAGACTGATTCTGGCACTCCAACGGTTGTGGCAGAACCTGATTCTGAAGTTGCACTGATGTATCGTGATATTGCACGAAAAGTGGCGGCAGAGCTTTCTCAACGAGCCAAAAATTATACTAATCTATTTCCTGAGATTATCGTCAGTCAGGATTAA